From a region of the Brachionichthys hirsutus isolate HB-005 chromosome 9, CSIRO-AGI_Bhir_v1, whole genome shotgun sequence genome:
- the LOC137899879 gene encoding CCN family member 1-like isoform X2, with the protein MPTLPVFVTFLGSLSLVLSSSCPSMCECPLAMPKCAPGVSVVLDGCGCCKVCARQLNEDCSLPEPCDHTKGLECNFGASFTTRGICRAKSEGRPCEYSSRIYQNGESFQPNCKHECTCIDEAVGCVPLCPQELSLPNLGCANPRLVKVAGQCCEEWVCDDGKQTDILEKIFGKDMFTDESESDLTNRNELIAIVKGSLKSLPAFRPPPEVHMFDNQKCIVQTTPWSQCSKSCGTGISTRVTNKNSECNPVKETRICEVRPCTQSAYSNLKKGKKCSRTKKSIQPVKFTYAGCSSLKKYRPKYCGACVDGRCCSPHDTRTIRVKFRCEDGETFNKNTMMIESCKCTYDCAHANEASYPFYRLSNDIHKFRD; encoded by the exons ATGCCGACTCTTCCAGTTTTCGTTACCTTCCTCGGGAGCCTCAGCTTG GTcctgtcctcttcctgcccctccATGTGCGAGTGTCCGCTGGCGATGCCCAAGTGCGCGCCCGGCGTGAGCGTCGTCCTGGACGGCTGCGGCTGCTGCAAAGTGTGCGCCAGGCAGCTGAACGAGGACTGCAGCCTGCCCGAGCCTTGCGACCACACCAAGGGGCTGGAGTGTAACTTTGGGGCCAGCTTTACCACCCGCGGCATCTGCCGAG CCAAGTCAGAGGGCAGACCCTGCGAGTACAGCAGCAGGATCTACCAGAACGGAGAGAGCTTCCAGCCCAACTGCAAACACGAGTGCACATGCATCGATGAGGCAGTCGGGTGTGTCCCGCTGTGCCCTCAGGAACTCTCCCTGCCCAACCTGGGCTGTGCCAACCCCAGACTGGTAAAGGTAGCTGGTCAGTGCTGCGAAGAGTGGGTGTGTGACGATGGCAAGCAGACTGACATCCTGGAGAAGATCTTCGGCAAAGACATGTTCACCGATGAGTCGGAAAGCGACCTCACCAACAGGAACGAGCTCATCGCAATCGTCAAGGGAAGTCTCAAGTCTCTACCCG CTTTCAGACCACCCCCTGAAGTCCACATGTTTGACAACCAGAAGTGCATTGTCCAAACCACTCCATGGTCCCAGTGCTCCAAGAGCTGCGGAACGGGCATCTCCACCAGAGTCACCAACAAAAATAGCGAGTGCAACCCGGTCAAAGAGACAAGAATCTGCGAAGTGCGGCCATGCACCCAGTCAGCATACTCCAATCTAAAG aaaggaaagaagtgCAGCAGAACCAAGAAGTCCATCCAGCCGGTGAAGTTCACCTACGCTGGCTGCTCCAGCCTGAAGAAGTACAGGCCCAAGTACTGCGGCGCCTGCGTGGACGGCCGCTGCTGCAGCCCCCACGACACCAGGACCATCCGTGTCAAATTCCGCTGCGAGGATGGCGAGACCTTCAACAAGAACACCATGATGATCGAGTCCTGCAAGTGCACCTACGACTGTGCCCATGCCAACGAAGCCTCCTACCCCTTCTACCGCCTCTCCAACGACATCCACAAGTTCAGAGACTGA
- the LOC137899879 gene encoding CCN family member 1-like isoform X1 → MPTLPVFVTFLGSLSLSFNVRFQCLAEQVLSSSCPSMCECPLAMPKCAPGVSVVLDGCGCCKVCARQLNEDCSLPEPCDHTKGLECNFGASFTTRGICRAKSEGRPCEYSSRIYQNGESFQPNCKHECTCIDEAVGCVPLCPQELSLPNLGCANPRLVKVAGQCCEEWVCDDGKQTDILEKIFGKDMFTDESESDLTNRNELIAIVKGSLKSLPAFRPPPEVHMFDNQKCIVQTTPWSQCSKSCGTGISTRVTNKNSECNPVKETRICEVRPCTQSAYSNLKKGKKCSRTKKSIQPVKFTYAGCSSLKKYRPKYCGACVDGRCCSPHDTRTIRVKFRCEDGETFNKNTMMIESCKCTYDCAHANEASYPFYRLSNDIHKFRD, encoded by the exons ATGCCGACTCTTCCAGTTTTCGTTACCTTCCTCGGGAGCCTCAGCTTG TCGTTCAACGTGCGGTTTCAATGTTTGGCCGAACAGGTcctgtcctcttcctgcccctccATGTGCGAGTGTCCGCTGGCGATGCCCAAGTGCGCGCCCGGCGTGAGCGTCGTCCTGGACGGCTGCGGCTGCTGCAAAGTGTGCGCCAGGCAGCTGAACGAGGACTGCAGCCTGCCCGAGCCTTGCGACCACACCAAGGGGCTGGAGTGTAACTTTGGGGCCAGCTTTACCACCCGCGGCATCTGCCGAG CCAAGTCAGAGGGCAGACCCTGCGAGTACAGCAGCAGGATCTACCAGAACGGAGAGAGCTTCCAGCCCAACTGCAAACACGAGTGCACATGCATCGATGAGGCAGTCGGGTGTGTCCCGCTGTGCCCTCAGGAACTCTCCCTGCCCAACCTGGGCTGTGCCAACCCCAGACTGGTAAAGGTAGCTGGTCAGTGCTGCGAAGAGTGGGTGTGTGACGATGGCAAGCAGACTGACATCCTGGAGAAGATCTTCGGCAAAGACATGTTCACCGATGAGTCGGAAAGCGACCTCACCAACAGGAACGAGCTCATCGCAATCGTCAAGGGAAGTCTCAAGTCTCTACCCG CTTTCAGACCACCCCCTGAAGTCCACATGTTTGACAACCAGAAGTGCATTGTCCAAACCACTCCATGGTCCCAGTGCTCCAAGAGCTGCGGAACGGGCATCTCCACCAGAGTCACCAACAAAAATAGCGAGTGCAACCCGGTCAAAGAGACAAGAATCTGCGAAGTGCGGCCATGCACCCAGTCAGCATACTCCAATCTAAAG aaaggaaagaagtgCAGCAGAACCAAGAAGTCCATCCAGCCGGTGAAGTTCACCTACGCTGGCTGCTCCAGCCTGAAGAAGTACAGGCCCAAGTACTGCGGCGCCTGCGTGGACGGCCGCTGCTGCAGCCCCCACGACACCAGGACCATCCGTGTCAAATTCCGCTGCGAGGATGGCGAGACCTTCAACAAGAACACCATGATGATCGAGTCCTGCAAGTGCACCTACGACTGTGCCCATGCCAACGAAGCCTCCTACCCCTTCTACCGCCTCTCCAACGACATCCACAAGTTCAGAGACTGA
- the LOC137899879 gene encoding CCN family member 1-like isoform X3, with the protein MIFSIISPTFSVVVTYLVVLSSSCPSMCECPLAMPKCAPGVSVVLDGCGCCKVCARQLNEDCSLPEPCDHTKGLECNFGASFTTRGICRAKSEGRPCEYSSRIYQNGESFQPNCKHECTCIDEAVGCVPLCPQELSLPNLGCANPRLVKVAGQCCEEWVCDDGKQTDILEKIFGKDMFTDESESDLTNRNELIAIVKGSLKSLPAFRPPPEVHMFDNQKCIVQTTPWSQCSKSCGTGISTRVTNKNSECNPVKETRICEVRPCTQSAYSNLKKGKKCSRTKKSIQPVKFTYAGCSSLKKYRPKYCGACVDGRCCSPHDTRTIRVKFRCEDGETFNKNTMMIESCKCTYDCAHANEASYPFYRLSNDIHKFRD; encoded by the exons ATGATATTTTCTATCATTTCTCCAACATTTTCAGTAGTTGTCACATATTTAGTC GTcctgtcctcttcctgcccctccATGTGCGAGTGTCCGCTGGCGATGCCCAAGTGCGCGCCCGGCGTGAGCGTCGTCCTGGACGGCTGCGGCTGCTGCAAAGTGTGCGCCAGGCAGCTGAACGAGGACTGCAGCCTGCCCGAGCCTTGCGACCACACCAAGGGGCTGGAGTGTAACTTTGGGGCCAGCTTTACCACCCGCGGCATCTGCCGAG CCAAGTCAGAGGGCAGACCCTGCGAGTACAGCAGCAGGATCTACCAGAACGGAGAGAGCTTCCAGCCCAACTGCAAACACGAGTGCACATGCATCGATGAGGCAGTCGGGTGTGTCCCGCTGTGCCCTCAGGAACTCTCCCTGCCCAACCTGGGCTGTGCCAACCCCAGACTGGTAAAGGTAGCTGGTCAGTGCTGCGAAGAGTGGGTGTGTGACGATGGCAAGCAGACTGACATCCTGGAGAAGATCTTCGGCAAAGACATGTTCACCGATGAGTCGGAAAGCGACCTCACCAACAGGAACGAGCTCATCGCAATCGTCAAGGGAAGTCTCAAGTCTCTACCCG CTTTCAGACCACCCCCTGAAGTCCACATGTTTGACAACCAGAAGTGCATTGTCCAAACCACTCCATGGTCCCAGTGCTCCAAGAGCTGCGGAACGGGCATCTCCACCAGAGTCACCAACAAAAATAGCGAGTGCAACCCGGTCAAAGAGACAAGAATCTGCGAAGTGCGGCCATGCACCCAGTCAGCATACTCCAATCTAAAG aaaggaaagaagtgCAGCAGAACCAAGAAGTCCATCCAGCCGGTGAAGTTCACCTACGCTGGCTGCTCCAGCCTGAAGAAGTACAGGCCCAAGTACTGCGGCGCCTGCGTGGACGGCCGCTGCTGCAGCCCCCACGACACCAGGACCATCCGTGTCAAATTCCGCTGCGAGGATGGCGAGACCTTCAACAAGAACACCATGATGATCGAGTCCTGCAAGTGCACCTACGACTGTGCCCATGCCAACGAAGCCTCCTACCCCTTCTACCGCCTCTCCAACGACATCCACAAGTTCAGAGACTGA